In Streptomyces capitiformicae, one genomic interval encodes:
- a CDS encoding CopD family protein: MSLTRRTAEATGAEEPERRRPEGGTGRTVVLLALVAVGALIPLFGPRVALDGTGEAAAPAVGGVGLLRAVSLAALCVPVGELLVAWLVRRVPGAPPERPRSGAVWAAGGGFVAALGLASVVATGNLVPGSPADMDVGGLYETRDGKLALLEVNAFAAAGLCALSRRPATQLAPLAAIAVAEALRAHPPTEHYSPLVGSALTLTHLTCAALWAGGLLHVLRTLRTRAWRTATGAGAALLGLYARVAVVLLAGVTATGVWSTLRRMPPGTVLDQLTDTAYGRTLLAKVLLVAAVATLALWARLRLRHADDPLGTCTPARAEVAVLGIVVAVSALLTALPVPIRW, translated from the coding sequence GTGAGCCTGACGAGACGGACAGCGGAGGCGACGGGGGCGGAGGAGCCCGAGCGGCGGCGGCCCGAGGGAGGTACCGGCCGGACTGTGGTGCTGCTCGCCCTGGTGGCCGTGGGGGCGTTGATACCGCTGTTCGGTCCGCGTGTCGCGCTGGACGGCACGGGTGAGGCGGCGGCGCCCGCCGTGGGTGGGGTCGGGCTGCTGCGGGCGGTGTCGCTGGCCGCGCTGTGTGTGCCGGTGGGTGAGCTGCTCGTGGCCTGGCTGGTGCGCCGGGTGCCGGGGGCGCCCCCGGAGAGGCCGCGCAGTGGGGCGGTGTGGGCGGCGGGCGGCGGTTTCGTCGCCGCGCTCGGGCTGGCCTCGGTCGTGGCGACCGGCAATCTGGTGCCGGGCTCCCCCGCCGACATGGACGTCGGCGGCCTCTACGAGACCCGGGACGGCAAGCTCGCCCTCCTGGAGGTCAACGCGTTCGCCGCGGCGGGCCTTTGTGCCCTTTCCCGCCGCCCGGCCACCCAACTGGCACCACTGGCCGCGATCGCCGTCGCGGAGGCGCTGCGCGCGCATCCACCCACCGAGCACTACAGCCCGTTGGTCGGCAGCGCCCTGACCTTGACGCATCTGACGTGCGCGGCCCTGTGGGCGGGCGGGCTGCTGCACGTCCTGCGGACGTTGCGCACGCGCGCGTGGCGTACGGCGACGGGGGCGGGGGCCGCGCTGTTGGGGCTCTACGCGCGCGTGGCCGTCGTTCTGCTGGCCGGCGTCACCGCCACCGGGGTGTGGAGCACGCTGCGCCGCATGCCGCCGGGGACGGTCCTCGACCAGCTGACGGACACGGCGTACGGCCGCACGCTGCTCGCCAAGGTCCTCCTCGTGGCCGCCGTCGCCACCCTCGCCCTGTGGGCCCGGCTACGGCTGCGCCACGCGGACGACCCGCTCGGCA
- a CDS encoding CoA transferase, translated as MTAEEMEFAWAALGGDPALLPRISTVVRDGVLPARLPVRELARACVGVCALAAAELGARRAGRAEVPRVRVDDGAVGTAFVSERHLLIDGRAPVTFAPLSRFWRTADGWVRTHANYPHHRERLLAALSVPEGMPDPVAAVGAALAERSSRDVEEAVYAAGGLAVASRTAKEWAAHGQGSAVAARPLVEHHRADTAHARVLPALAPIGGTLQLPAAGVRVLDLTRVIAGPVATRTLALLGADVLRVDPPGMPEILDQHADTGFGKRSATLDLAADPDSFEALLAEADVVVTGYRPGALDRFGLSPEALMARRPGLVVAQVSAWGAYGPWAGRRGFDSLVQVATGIASVEGSVEQPGALPAQALDHGTGYLLAAAVLRALTERLDGGGGRVVRLSLARTAAWLTDGIERGPDGLDVYEGLYEGPEAWLAERDSRLGRLRYALPPVSFEGGPCDWWRPPGPWGADEARWG; from the coding sequence ATGACTGCTGAGGAGATGGAGTTCGCATGGGCGGCGCTGGGCGGCGATCCCGCCCTGCTGCCGCGGATCTCGACCGTCGTACGGGACGGGGTGCTGCCCGCCCGGCTGCCGGTGCGGGAGTTGGCGCGGGCCTGCGTCGGGGTGTGCGCGCTGGCGGCCGCCGAACTGGGGGCGCGGCGGGCCGGGCGCGCGGAGGTGCCTCGGGTACGGGTGGACGACGGGGCGGTCGGTACGGCCTTCGTGAGTGAGCGTCATCTGCTGATCGACGGGCGGGCACCCGTCACCTTCGCACCGCTGTCCCGGTTCTGGCGGACGGCGGACGGGTGGGTCCGGACCCATGCGAACTATCCGCATCACCGGGAGCGGCTGCTGGCCGCGCTGAGCGTGCCCGAGGGCATGCCCGATCCGGTCGCCGCCGTCGGGGCCGCGCTCGCCGAGCGGTCGTCCCGGGACGTCGAGGAGGCCGTGTACGCGGCCGGGGGTCTCGCGGTCGCGTCGCGTACGGCGAAGGAGTGGGCCGCGCACGGGCAGGGCAGCGCGGTGGCGGCCCGTCCGCTGGTCGAGCACCACCGGGCGGACACCGCACACGCGCGTGTGCTCCCGGCCTTGGCCCCGATCGGCGGGACGCTCCAGTTGCCCGCGGCCGGCGTACGCGTCCTGGATCTGACCCGGGTCATCGCGGGCCCGGTGGCCACCCGCACGCTCGCGCTGCTGGGCGCGGACGTCCTGCGGGTCGATCCGCCGGGGATGCCCGAGATCCTCGACCAGCACGCCGACACCGGCTTCGGGAAACGGTCGGCGACTCTCGATCTGGCCGCGGATCCAGATTCCTTCGAAGCGCTGCTCGCCGAGGCGGACGTCGTCGTCACCGGGTATCGGCCCGGGGCGCTGGACCGGTTCGGGCTGTCGCCCGAGGCACTGATGGCGCGACGGCCGGGGCTGGTCGTGGCGCAGGTCTCGGCATGGGGCGCGTACGGTCCGTGGGCCGGGCGGCGGGGCTTCGACAGTCTGGTGCAAGTGGCCACGGGGATCGCCTCGGTCGAGGGCTCTGTGGAGCAGCCGGGCGCGCTGCCCGCGCAGGCCCTCGACCACGGGACGGGGTACCTGCTGGCGGCCGCCGTCCTGCGGGCGCTCACCGAGCGGTTGGACGGGGGCGGCGGTCGAGTCGTCCGGCTGTCACTCGCGCGTACGGCTGCCTGGTTGACGGACGGCATCGAGCGCGGTCCGGACGGGCTCGACGTCTACGAGGGGCTCTACGAAGGGCCGGAGGCGTGGCTCGCCGAGCGGGACAGCCGGTTGGGACGACTGCGGTACGCCCTGCCGCCGGTCTCCTTCGAGGGCGGACCGTGCGACTGGTGGCGACCGCCGGGTCCCTGGGGCGCGGACGAGGCACGCTGGGGCTGA
- a CDS encoding S8 family peptidase, with amino-acid sequence MTARRKRSRRPAAIPLGMAMATALVVVPNVTASAAEANAQATQTAQAAADGTSLSYVVNVRPGHRPSAHLKKAITKAGGTIVTSYDRIGVIVVHSANAGFAAAIRDVRGVESAGATRTAPLPAQSTTDVGTPKVLTAEEAAKAEAAEGQDPLEPLQWDLPAIKADKAHEVSLGSRDVTVAVIDTGVDDTHPDIAPNFDREASVNCVTGKPDMTEGAWRPSAEESPHGTHVAGEIAAAKNGVGVTGVAPGVKVSGIKVSTTAGFFYTEAVVCGFMWAAEHGVDVTNNSYYTDPWYFNCKDDPDQKALVEALTRASKYAEWKGAVNVAAAGNENYDLAADKITDPVSPNDSTPSDRVIDPSECLDIPTQLPGVVTVASTGAKGLKSSFSNHGLGVIDIAAPGGDSTRYQTPAPPATSGLILGPLPGGKWGYMAGTSMASPHVAGVAALIKSTRPHAPAALVKALLYAQADATPCTDPYDIDGDGKVDAVCEGPRNYNGFYGFGTADALDAVTK; translated from the coding sequence ATGACAGCGCGTCGCAAGCGCTCCCGCCGGCCGGCCGCGATCCCGCTGGGGATGGCCATGGCGACGGCACTCGTCGTCGTACCGAACGTCACGGCCTCGGCGGCCGAGGCGAACGCGCAGGCCACGCAGACCGCGCAGGCCGCGGCCGACGGGACGTCGCTCAGCTATGTGGTCAATGTCCGCCCCGGACACCGCCCGTCCGCCCACCTGAAGAAGGCCATCACGAAGGCCGGCGGCACGATCGTGACGTCGTACGACCGGATCGGCGTCATCGTCGTCCACTCGGCGAACGCCGGCTTCGCGGCCGCGATCCGTGACGTACGCGGTGTGGAGTCGGCCGGTGCCACGCGCACCGCGCCGCTGCCCGCGCAGTCGACCACCGATGTGGGCACGCCGAAGGTGCTGACCGCCGAGGAGGCGGCGAAGGCCGAGGCAGCGGAGGGGCAGGACCCCTTGGAGCCGTTGCAGTGGGATCTGCCGGCCATCAAGGCGGACAAGGCCCACGAGGTGTCGCTGGGCAGCCGGGACGTCACGGTCGCCGTCATCGACACGGGCGTCGACGACACCCACCCGGACATCGCGCCCAACTTCGACCGCGAGGCGTCGGTCAACTGTGTGACGGGCAAGCCCGACATGACCGAGGGTGCCTGGCGGCCCAGCGCCGAGGAGAGCCCGCACGGCACCCATGTGGCCGGTGAGATCGCGGCGGCCAAGAACGGCGTCGGCGTCACCGGTGTCGCGCCGGGTGTGAAGGTCTCCGGCATCAAGGTGTCCACCACGGCCGGTTTCTTCTACACCGAGGCCGTCGTCTGCGGCTTCATGTGGGCCGCCGAGCACGGTGTGGACGTCACGAACAACAGCTATTACACCGACCCCTGGTACTTCAACTGCAAGGACGACCCGGACCAGAAGGCGCTCGTCGAGGCCCTCACCCGGGCGTCGAAGTACGCGGAGTGGAAGGGCGCGGTCAACGTGGCCGCGGCCGGCAACGAGAACTACGACCTCGCCGCCGACAAGATCACCGACCCGGTGTCCCCGAACGACTCGACGCCGTCGGACCGGGTGATCGACCCGTCCGAGTGCCTCGACATCCCGACCCAGCTGCCGGGTGTCGTCACGGTCGCCTCGACCGGCGCGAAGGGCCTCAAGTCGTCCTTCTCCAACCACGGTCTGGGCGTCATCGACATCGCCGCGCCCGGCGGCGACTCGACCCGCTACCAGACCCCGGCCCCGCCCGCCACCAGCGGCCTGATCCTGGGCCCGCTGCCCGGCGGCAAGTGGGGCTACATGGCCGGTACGTCGATGGCGTCCCCGCACGTCGCGGGTGTGGCCGCCCTCATCAAGTCGACGCGCCCCCACGCCCCGGCGGCTCTGGTGAAGGCCCTGCTGTACGCCCAGGCCGACGCCACGCCCTGCACCGACCCGTACGACATCGACGGGGACGGCAAGGTCGACGCGGTCTGCGAGGGGCCGAGGAACTACAACGGCTTCTACGGCTTCGGCACGGCGGACGCTCTGGACGCGGTGACCAAGTAG
- a CDS encoding S8 family serine peptidase — protein MAHLRSGRRLALAVPVVLSLTASLGFLPGVASAAPLTATAAATAEGPNLSYVVNTRTDKRTIASVKKAIAEAGGTVVITYDKIGVIVVHSTNPEFGATIRGARGVQSAGATRTSPLTPAGTTDVGAVDYLTDAEAAKVKAASADIADAEPLEADQWDLRSIGADKASKINPGSKKVTVAVIDTGVDDTHPDLAPNFSKSQSANCNGGVADTSEGAWRPYTVDDYHGTHVAGEIAAARNDVGVAGVAPGVKVSSINVTDRKSGLFYAESVVCAFVFAADRGVEITNNSYYVDPWLYNCVDDPDQKAIVDAVNRAQKYATKKGTLHLASAGNSNHDLDSDAIVDDSSPNDTTPVERTIDPHECFDVPTQLPGIVTVSATGVKNEKSFYSTYGNGVVDIAAPGGDSRYQIPDTPSKNGRILSTMPDGKYGYLQGTSMAAPHASAVAALLKSTHPWASPRQLQWLLKAQADKTACPESYDQDGDGTQDAVCEGGPRVNGFYGFGIVNALKAVK, from the coding sequence ATGGCTCATCTGCGCTCCGGACGACGGCTCGCTCTCGCGGTTCCGGTCGTTCTGTCGCTGACCGCCTCGCTCGGCTTCCTGCCGGGTGTCGCCTCGGCGGCGCCGCTGACCGCGACCGCCGCCGCGACCGCGGAGGGCCCGAACCTCTCGTACGTCGTGAACACCAGGACCGACAAGCGCACGATCGCGTCGGTGAAGAAGGCGATCGCCGAGGCCGGCGGCACCGTCGTCATCACGTACGACAAGATCGGCGTGATCGTGGTCCACTCGACCAACCCGGAGTTCGGCGCCACCATCCGGGGCGCGCGCGGTGTGCAGTCCGCCGGTGCCACCCGGACCTCGCCGCTGACCCCGGCCGGTACGACGGACGTGGGCGCCGTCGACTACCTGACGGACGCGGAGGCCGCGAAGGTGAAGGCCGCCTCGGCGGACATCGCCGACGCCGAGCCGCTCGAGGCCGACCAGTGGGACTTGCGTTCGATCGGCGCCGACAAGGCCTCGAAGATCAACCCGGGCAGCAAGAAGGTCACCGTCGCCGTCATCGACACCGGCGTCGACGACACCCACCCGGACCTCGCCCCGAACTTCTCCAAGTCCCAGTCGGCGAACTGCAACGGCGGCGTCGCGGACACCAGCGAGGGCGCCTGGCGGCCGTACACCGTGGACGACTACCACGGCACGCACGTCGCCGGTGAGATAGCCGCGGCCCGCAACGACGTGGGCGTCGCCGGTGTGGCACCCGGCGTGAAGGTCTCCAGCATCAATGTGACGGACCGCAAGAGCGGCCTGTTCTACGCGGAGAGCGTCGTCTGCGCGTTCGTGTTCGCCGCCGACCGCGGCGTGGAGATCACGAACAACAGCTACTACGTCGACCCGTGGCTCTACAACTGCGTGGACGACCCGGACCAGAAGGCCATCGTCGACGCGGTGAACCGGGCCCAGAAGTACGCCACGAAGAAGGGCACCCTGCACCTGGCGTCGGCGGGCAACTCCAACCACGACCTCGACTCCGACGCGATCGTGGACGACTCCAGCCCCAACGACACCACCCCGGTCGAGCGCACCATCGACCCGCACGAGTGCTTCGACGTGCCGACGCAGCTCCCGGGCATCGTCACGGTCAGCGCGACGGGCGTGAAGAACGAGAAGTCGTTCTACTCCACGTACGGCAACGGCGTCGTCGACATCGCGGCCCCGGGTGGCGACAGCCGCTACCAGATCCCGGACACGCCGTCGAAGAACGGCCGCATCCTGTCCACCATGCCGGACGGCAAGTACGGCTACCTGCAGGGCACCTCGATGGCGGCACCGCACGCCTCCGCCGTCGCCGCGCTGCTGAAGTCGACGCACCCGTGGGCGAGCCCGCGGCAGCTGCAGTGGCTGCTGAAGGCGCAGGCGGACAAGACGGCCTGCCCCGAGTCGTACGACCAGGACGGCGACGGCACGCAGGACGCGGTTTGCGAGGGCGGCCCGCGCGTCAACGGCTTCTATGGGTTCGGCATCGTCAACGCGCTGAAGGCCGTCAAGTAG
- a CDS encoding DUF485 domain-containing protein has protein sequence MATDAPPPSKAEHHLPSTEEFAAVQESAEFGELRRSYRSFAFPLTVAFIAWYLLYVLLSNYAGDFMGTKLFGNINVAFVLGVAQFVTTFLIAWWYARHAAAKLDPKAEAIKSRMEGGA, from the coding sequence GTGGCAACCGACGCACCGCCCCCCTCGAAGGCAGAGCACCACCTCCCCTCCACCGAGGAGTTCGCCGCGGTCCAGGAGAGCGCTGAGTTCGGTGAGCTGCGCCGCTCCTACCGCTCGTTCGCCTTCCCGCTGACCGTGGCATTCATCGCCTGGTACCTGCTGTACGTCCTGCTCTCCAACTACGCGGGCGACTTCATGGGCACCAAGCTCTTCGGCAACATCAACGTCGCCTTCGTCCTCGGCGTCGCCCAGTTCGTCACCACATTCCTCATCGCCTGGTGGTACGCGCGGCACGCCGCCGCGAAGCTCGACCCCAAGGCCGAGGCCATCAAGTCCCGGATGGAGGGCGGCGCATGA
- a CDS encoding solute symporter family protein, which produces MSPVQQTFLAANEASEHRPLIITLFGLFVLATLAITIWAGRQTKDAADFYAGGRQFSAFQNGLAVSGDYMSAASFLGIAGAIALFGYDGFLYSIGFLVAWLVALLLVAEPLRNSGRYTMGDVLAYRMRQRPVRTAAGTSTIVVSIFYLLAQMAGAGVLVSLLLGITSDAGKVLIVALVGVLMIVYVSIGGMKGTTWVQMVKAVLLIGGTLLITFLVLLKFNFNISDLLGTAAENSGKGAAFLEPGLQYGATGTSKLDFISLGIALVLGTAGLPHILIRFYTVPNAKAARKSVNWAIGIIGGFYLMTIALGFGAAALIDQKEIIASNPSGNTAAPLLALHLGGVDSAWGAILLATISAVAFATILAVVAGLTLASSSSFAHDIYANVIRKGKASGAEEVRAARWATVFIGAVAIGLGALARDLNVAGLVALAFAVAASANLPTILYSLFWKKFTTQGALWSIYGGLIVAVGLVLFSPVVSGDPKAMFPDVDFHWFPLKNPGIISIPFGFLMGWLGTVLSKEEPDTGKYAELEVRSLTGTGAH; this is translated from the coding sequence ATGAGCCCCGTACAGCAGACATTCCTCGCCGCGAACGAGGCCAGCGAGCACCGGCCGCTGATCATCACCCTGTTCGGGCTGTTCGTCCTGGCGACCCTCGCCATCACCATCTGGGCGGGCCGTCAGACCAAGGACGCCGCCGACTTCTACGCGGGCGGACGCCAGTTCAGCGCCTTCCAGAACGGCCTCGCGGTCTCCGGTGACTACATGTCGGCCGCGTCCTTCCTCGGCATCGCGGGCGCGATCGCCCTCTTCGGATACGACGGCTTCCTCTACTCCATCGGCTTCCTCGTCGCCTGGCTGGTCGCCCTGCTCCTGGTCGCCGAGCCGCTGCGCAACTCCGGCCGCTACACCATGGGTGACGTGCTCGCGTACCGCATGCGCCAGCGCCCGGTCCGCACCGCGGCCGGTACGTCCACGATCGTCGTGTCGATCTTCTATCTGCTGGCCCAGATGGCGGGCGCGGGCGTCCTCGTGTCGCTGCTGCTCGGCATCACCTCCGACGCCGGCAAGGTCCTGATCGTCGCCCTCGTCGGCGTCCTGATGATCGTCTACGTCTCCATCGGCGGTATGAAGGGCACCACCTGGGTCCAGATGGTGAAGGCCGTGCTGCTGATCGGCGGCACGCTCCTCATTACGTTCCTGGTGCTGCTGAAGTTCAACTTCAACATCTCCGATCTGCTCGGCACGGCCGCCGAGAACAGCGGCAAGGGCGCCGCCTTCCTGGAGCCCGGCCTCCAGTACGGCGCGACCGGCACCTCCAAGCTGGACTTCATCTCCCTCGGCATCGCCCTGGTGCTCGGCACCGCCGGTCTGCCGCACATCCTGATCCGCTTCTACACGGTGCCCAACGCCAAGGCCGCCCGGAAGTCCGTGAACTGGGCCATCGGCATCATCGGCGGCTTCTACCTGATGACCATCGCCCTCGGCTTCGGCGCCGCCGCGCTGATCGACCAGAAAGAGATCATCGCCTCCAACCCGTCCGGCAACACGGCGGCCCCGCTGCTCGCCCTGCACCTGGGCGGCGTCGACTCGGCCTGGGGCGCGATCCTGCTCGCCACGATCTCGGCGGTGGCCTTCGCGACCATCCTCGCCGTGGTCGCCGGCCTCACCCTCGCCTCGTCGTCCTCCTTCGCGCACGACATCTACGCCAACGTCATCCGCAAGGGGAAGGCATCCGGCGCCGAAGAGGTCCGCGCGGCCCGCTGGGCGACCGTCTTCATCGGCGCCGTCGCGATCGGCCTGGGCGCCCTCGCCCGCGACCTGAACGTGGCCGGCCTGGTCGCGCTCGCCTTCGCGGTCGCCGCCTCCGCCAACCTGCCGACGATCCTCTACAGCCTCTTCTGGAAGAAGTTCACCACCCAGGGCGCGCTGTGGTCGATCTACGGCGGTCTGATCGTCGCCGTCGGCCTGGTGCTGTTCTCGCCCGTCGTCTCCGGCGACCCGAAGGCGATGTTCCCGGATGTCGACTTCCACTGGTTCCCGCTGAAGAACCCGGGCATCATCTCCATCCCGTTCGGCTTCCTCATGGGCTGGCTCGGCACGGTCCTCTCCAAGGAGGAGCCCGACACCGGCAAGTACGCCGAACTGGAGGTCCGCTCCCTCACGGGCACCGGAGCCCACTGA